The genomic interval CGGCGGAATCGCGCCACTCCAATTTTTCAGGATCGTCACCTCGTTCGGCATCGGCAGGGTCGTCTGGAACACCCTCAGGCTGGCCTTTACCGTGGGCGCGGCAACCACCATATGCGGCCTGATCTTCGCCCTGTATGCCGTACGCGCCACCACACGACTGCGCTACCTGATCCGCGTCTTCTACATCCTGCCTATCATCACGCCGCCCTTCGTGGTCGGCATGTCCCTGATCCTGCTCTTCGGCCGCGCCGGAATGGTCAACGACGGCCTGATGATGCTTTTCGGCTCCCACGGTATTTTCACGCCGGAAGGGGCAGCCGGACTCTTCGAGCGGTCCGGGTACATCTATGGCTTCACCGGCATCTTCCTGGCGCAGGTACTCTCCCTGACTCCGGTGAGCTATATGGTCATCTCGGGGATGCTGTCCTCCATCAACCCGGCCATGGAAGAAGCCTCCCTGACCATGCGGGCCAGCCGCTGGAAAACGCTGTGGAACGTCACCCTCCCCCTGCTCCGTCCGGCCATTGCCAACGCCTTCCTGCTCGGCATGATCTCGTCGGCGGCCGACTTCGGCAACCCGCTGGTGCTGGGCGGCGAATATGACGTCCTGTCCACGGAGATATACTTCTCCATCGCCGGGGCGCAGCTCGATTTCACCAAGGCGGCCGCGCTGGGGCTCATACTGCTGCTCCTGTCGCTGTCGGTCTTCCTCATCCAGAAGAAATGGGTGGGCAAAAAATCCTATGTCACGGTCACGGGCGTGGAAACCTCGGGCAACGTGACCCCACTGCCGACCGGTGTGCAAAAGGCGATGACCTGGTTCATCTCCATCTGGCTCGGCTTGGTGGGCGTCCTGTATTGTTCCATATTCCTCGGCGGATTCGTGAAGCAATGGGGGGCCGACTACACCCTGACCCTCAAGCACCACACCGAGTTGTGGCTCAACGGGTTATCTTCAGGCGCCTGGCCCTCCTTCTTCCACTCCATCTCGTTCTCCATGGTGGCGGCTCCCCTGACCACCCTGGCAGGCATACTCATCGCCTACATCCTGATCAGGCGGAACTTCCTCGGACGCGGCGTCATCGATTTCGGCACGGTGCTGATCTTCGCCATTCCCGGCACGGTCATCGGCGTGGCCTACATCCTCGCCTTCAACACCCCTCCGCTGGAGCTGACAGGCACAGCGGCCATCCTGATCATCACCATGGCCATCCGGGCCATGCCCGTGGGCATCCGGGGCGGCATGTCCGCGTTGAGCCAGATATCCACCAACCTGGAGGAGGCGTCGCTCCTGCAACGGGCAGGCACCTTCAAGACCATCCGGTCCGTGTTGCTGCCCCTGCTCAAATCGACCATAGTCTCGTCCATGGCCTACAGCTTCATCCGGGCCATGACCACGGTATCAGCCGTGATCTTCCTGGCCACGGCCGGGACCGACGTGGCCACGACCTACATCCTCTCCAGGGTGGAGAGCGGGGAAACCGGCGTGGCTGTCGCATACGGCTCCGTCCTCATCCTGACCATGCTCATATTCACCCTGCTCGTGCAGGCCTTTACCGGCCGCTCCAAGACTGATCGACAGGTAGAAACAACACGAGGCTGAAATGAAAGACACATCCATAAAACTCCTGCTGAAGCACGTGTCCAAGCACTTCGGCAAAGTCCGGGCAGTGGACGACATCGACATCGAGTTCGCGCCCGGTACCCTGACCACCCTGCTCGGCCCCTCAGGCTGCGGCAAAACCACTCTGTTGCGCCTGGTTTCCGGTCTGGAGCCGGCCACCTCCGGCGAAATCTGGTTCGGTGACGAGAACGTGACCGATCTCTCGGCCACCCGCCGGGACGTTGGCATGGTCTTCCAATCCTATGCCCTGTTCCCGCACATGACCGTGGAACAGAACGTGGGCTACGGCCTCGGCATCCTCAAAAGACCGGCCGACGAAATCCGGGAAAGGGTTCGGGAAGTGCTCCAGATGGTGGACATGGACGGATACCAGAGCCGGTACCCCAACGAATTGTCGGGCGGTCAGCAACAGCGCGTGGCTGTAGCAAGAGCCATGATCCTGCGCCCCAAGGTGTTGCTCTTCGACGAGCCCCTGAGCAACATCGACTCCAAGCTGCGGCGCAGCATGAGAGACGACATCCGCCGGTTGCAGCAGGCATCCGGCATCACCTCCATTTACGTCACCCACGATCAGGCGGAAGCCCTGGCCGTCTCCGACGAGATCATCATCATGCGCAACGGCAAGATAGAACAACAGGGCGAACCCCGGGCCCTCTACCACAATCCGAAAACCGCCTTCGTAGCCAACTTCATCGGCGAGTCCAACGTGGTGAAGGGCACCCTGACGAACAAGGGCGACTGCAAGGTCATCACCTTCGGAGACGCCACCATAGAACTGCCCTGCAACGAAAAGACCGACCACCCTGACGGGCCTGTCGATCTCTCCCTAAGACCCGAAGTCATCGAGGTTGTCCCCCGATCCGAAGCCGCCCCAGGCGCCCTGTCCGGCGTGATAAAGCAGAGCGCCTACATGGGACCGGTCATCGAATATACCATCGACACCCCGTGCGGCACCCTGTTCACACGGGCACCCGCCTACGCAGGCGTTTTCCAAACCAACGAACTGGTCCATGTCCGCGTGCGGCCCGATGAAGTCATCATCATACCCGAGAACGGGAAACCCGAAGGGACCACGGAATTGCTGCCATAATGAACATCGCCATACTCTTCGACATGGACGGGGTCATCTTCG from Pseudodesulfovibrio sp. S3 carries:
- a CDS encoding iron ABC transporter permease: MALNKQTAPGEVGPWVILSWVAFAFLAYWLLPWVALDYGLTDSTLDELIDALGWKYSDISLAVPVYLGLILPFAFIRLPGKARGWFFTLAASVGILGILYAFISTSTALGLGAGVVIMCLAALGAIGVSELGFQRGDTFIAGAVIFVVFMVAAFIFFPVWEIFNRLIFDESGGIAPLQFFRIVTSFGIGRVVWNTLRLAFTVGAATTICGLIFALYAVRATTRLRYLIRVFYILPIITPPFVVGMSLILLFGRAGMVNDGLMMLFGSHGIFTPEGAAGLFERSGYIYGFTGIFLAQVLSLTPVSYMVISGMLSSINPAMEEASLTMRASRWKTLWNVTLPLLRPAIANAFLLGMISSAADFGNPLVLGGEYDVLSTEIYFSIAGAQLDFTKAAALGLILLLLSLSVFLIQKKWVGKKSYVTVTGVETSGNVTPLPTGVQKAMTWFISIWLGLVGVLYCSIFLGGFVKQWGADYTLTLKHHTELWLNGLSSGAWPSFFHSISFSMVAAPLTTLAGILIAYILIRRNFLGRGVIDFGTVLIFAIPGTVIGVAYILAFNTPPLELTGTAAILIITMAIRAMPVGIRGGMSALSQISTNLEEASLLQRAGTFKTIRSVLLPLLKSTIVSSMAYSFIRAMTTVSAVIFLATAGTDVATTYILSRVESGETGVAVAYGSVLILTMLIFTLLVQAFTGRSKTDRQVETTRG
- a CDS encoding ABC transporter ATP-binding protein translates to MKDTSIKLLLKHVSKHFGKVRAVDDIDIEFAPGTLTTLLGPSGCGKTTLLRLVSGLEPATSGEIWFGDENVTDLSATRRDVGMVFQSYALFPHMTVEQNVGYGLGILKRPADEIRERVREVLQMVDMDGYQSRYPNELSGGQQQRVAVARAMILRPKVLLFDEPLSNIDSKLRRSMRDDIRRLQQASGITSIYVTHDQAEALAVSDEIIIMRNGKIEQQGEPRALYHNPKTAFVANFIGESNVVKGTLTNKGDCKVITFGDATIELPCNEKTDHPDGPVDLSLRPEVIEVVPRSEAAPGALSGVIKQSAYMGPVIEYTIDTPCGTLFTRAPAYAGVFQTNELVHVRVRPDEVIIIPENGKPEGTTELLP